The following proteins come from a genomic window of Rutidosis leptorrhynchoides isolate AG116_Rl617_1_P2 chromosome 10, CSIRO_AGI_Rlap_v1, whole genome shotgun sequence:
- the LOC139870207 gene encoding F-box/FBD/LRR-repeat protein At1g13570-like, giving the protein MDDTGDLCLDRISSLPGPIIDTILSLLPIKDAVSTSVLSREWRYNWTTIPVLCFYNNEFKGSTAAAAAGTDLLSILYQSFELPCQGVQMIKMFKFFSVIKECLKMHHGPLLKFHLFANAEKDCFELDKIIRLVSRRGDTVKLFELNLNENSMYRLPSSLFALHQSIQKRFYIYYPVVLYLRSSVCI; this is encoded by the exons ATGGATGATACTGGAGATTTGTGTTTGGATAGAATCAGTTCCCTTCCTGGACCCATAATAGACACTATCCTATCTCTTTTACCGATCAAAGATGCAGTCAGTACAAGTGTCCTCTCGAGGGAATGGAGGTACAATTGGACTACAATTCCCGTGCTCTGTTTTTACAACAACGAGTTCAAAGGATCAacagctgctgctgctgctggtacAGATCTACTATCCATTCTGTACCAATCTTTTGAGCTCCCATGTCAAGGAGTTCAGATGATTAAGATGTTCAAGTTCTTTAGTGTGATTAAAGAATGTTTGAAGATGCATCATGGGCCGTTACTCAAGTTCCATCTTTTTGCAAATGCAGAGAAAGATTGCTTTGAGCTTGACAAAATCATACGTCTTGTGTCAAGGAGGGGAGATACTGTTAAGCTCTTTGAGCTTAACTTGAATGAAAACAGCATGTATAGGCTACCGTCGTCTCTCTTCGCGTTGCACCA ATCTATACAAAAACGCTTCTACATCTACTATCCAGTTGTCCTTTACTTGAGATCCTCAGTCTG TAtctaa
- the LOC139873659 gene encoding uncharacterized protein codes for MASKLTPAFGYTVVYVKDVAKSVEFYGKAFGASVRRLDDSHRWGELESGQTTIAFTPVHQHETDDLTGEVQEQRSKTRRNQLEICFVYEDVDAAYKRAVENGADGVSKPEEKEWGQKVGYVRDIDGIVVRMGSYVKQPTK; via the exons ATGGCGTCAAAATTAACCCCGGCGTTTGGATACACGGTTGTTTACGTGAAAGATGTTGCGAAATCGGTCGAGTTTTACGGCAAGGCTTTTGGTGCCTCTGTTCGTCGTTTAGACGACTCCCATAG gtGGGGGGAACTAGAAAGTGGACAAACAACAATTGCGTTTACGCCGGTACATCAACACGAGACGGATGATCTAACAGGCGAGGTTCAAGAACAGCGATCCAAAACTCGAAGGAATCAACTCGAGATTTGCTTTGTTTATGAGGACGTCGATGCTGCATACAAG AGGGCGGTGGAGAATGGTGCGGACGGAGTGAGCAAACCAGAGGAAAAAGAGTGGGGCCAGAAAGTTGGTTATGTTCGCGATATTGATGGGATTGTGGTGAGGATGGGAAGCTATGTGAAGCAACCTACTAAATGA